A genomic region of Chlorobaculum parvum NCIB 8327 contains the following coding sequences:
- the folP gene encoding dihydropteroate synthase encodes MTNSIDSNRYRLDCAGKILDLSTPAIMGVVNLTPDSFFDGGVYGSTGNEAQLERALESAMAMVHAGAEIIDVGGESTRPGADPVSTEEEIRRTVPFIELLRKRSGVLISIDTYKAEVANKALLAGANIVNDISGFSFDPAMPEVCARHQSGVVLMHTPARPDSLRWSQETGAKDEEVMSRVTSFLRRSVELATSYGIESIVLDPGLGFGKSVEENYRLLARLDELHELGWPVLAGLSRKSFLGQAIRRPGEDAPPPSERLFATISANTIALMNGADILRVHDVKAAVEARAIVLATRRASE; translated from the coding sequence ATGACCAACTCCATCGACAGCAACCGCTACCGGCTCGATTGCGCCGGAAAGATTCTCGACCTTTCGACCCCCGCCATCATGGGCGTGGTCAACCTGACGCCTGATTCGTTTTTCGACGGCGGCGTGTACGGTTCGACCGGCAATGAGGCGCAGCTCGAACGCGCGCTGGAGTCGGCGATGGCGATGGTGCACGCCGGAGCGGAGATCATCGACGTGGGAGGCGAATCGACCCGCCCCGGAGCCGACCCGGTCAGCACGGAGGAGGAGATAAGGCGAACCGTACCGTTTATCGAACTGCTGCGCAAGCGCAGCGGCGTGCTGATTTCGATTGACACCTACAAAGCCGAGGTGGCCAACAAAGCACTCCTCGCCGGAGCCAACATTGTCAACGACATCTCCGGCTTCAGCTTCGATCCGGCGATGCCGGAGGTATGCGCACGGCACCAGAGCGGCGTGGTATTGATGCACACCCCAGCACGGCCCGACAGCCTGCGCTGGAGCCAGGAGACCGGCGCAAAAGACGAAGAGGTGATGAGCCGCGTAACCAGCTTCCTGCGCCGCTCGGTCGAGCTGGCAACAAGCTACGGCATCGAGTCGATCGTGCTCGATCCAGGGTTGGGATTCGGCAAGAGCGTCGAGGAGAACTACCGGCTGCTCGCGCGGCTCGACGAGCTGCACGAACTCGGGTGGCCGGTGCTTGCCGGGCTTTCGCGCAAGTCGTTTCTCGGCCAGGCGATCAGGCGCCCCGGCGAGGACGCGCCACCGCCGTCGGAACGGCTCTTCGCCACCATCAGCGCCAACACCATCGCGCTCATGAACGGCGCGGACATCCTGCGCGTGCACGACGTCAAGGCCGCCGTCGAAGCCCGCGCCATCGTGCTCGCAACCCGCCGCGCTTCAGAGTGA
- a CDS encoding site-2 protease family protein, with the protein MKNSVFPKPDSPWPKLRSYPLHLFLFLVTLFTTTWAGAEWAGKTMVITTGSELMLFLKAGLPYSLSLLGFLTVHEFGHFFTAMRHRLRATLPYYIPIPPFPNFLNIGTMGAVIRIKEPISSTRILFDTGSAGPLAGFTVALGLLVYGFLMLPPAPYITPVATLPSPHGTLVFGKNLLFVLLESFFSSKAVPPMTELYRYPFLFTGWLACFVTALNLLPVGQLDGGHVIYAMFGDAGHRKIANGFLIAIIILGLPSFAVELAGIFLPSLTLPIPESVLRHSWPGWIVWAFILKQFIGTRHPAVSVRQRLSMGRTIAGWLCIALFVLTFTPMPFDIL; encoded by the coding sequence GTGAAGAATTCAGTTTTTCCGAAGCCTGACAGCCCCTGGCCAAAGCTCCGGAGCTATCCGCTGCACCTGTTTCTGTTCCTCGTCACGCTGTTCACCACCACCTGGGCAGGGGCGGAGTGGGCTGGCAAAACGATGGTCATCACGACCGGCTCTGAATTGATGCTTTTTCTGAAAGCGGGCCTGCCCTACTCGCTTTCGCTGCTCGGATTCCTGACCGTGCACGAGTTCGGCCACTTTTTCACGGCCATGCGCCATCGCCTGCGAGCGACCCTGCCCTACTACATTCCCATTCCGCCGTTCCCGAATTTTCTGAATATCGGTACGATGGGTGCGGTGATTCGCATCAAGGAGCCGATCAGCAGCACGCGCATTCTGTTCGACACCGGCTCGGCAGGGCCGCTGGCCGGATTCACGGTCGCCCTCGGATTGCTGGTGTATGGATTCCTGATGCTGCCTCCAGCGCCGTACATCACGCCGGTCGCCACCCTGCCATCACCGCATGGCACGCTCGTTTTTGGCAAGAATCTGCTCTTCGTCCTGCTCGAATCGTTTTTTTCTTCGAAAGCCGTGCCACCGATGACCGAGCTGTACCGCTATCCGTTTCTTTTCACCGGCTGGCTCGCCTGCTTCGTGACCGCGCTGAACCTGCTGCCTGTGGGCCAGCTTGACGGCGGGCACGTAATCTATGCGATGTTCGGCGACGCAGGGCACCGCAAAATCGCCAACGGGTTCCTGATCGCCATCATCATCCTCGGCCTCCCCTCATTCGCCGTGGAGCTGGCGGGCATCTTCCTGCCCTCGCTGACCTTGCCGATTCCGGAGTCTGTGCTCCGGCACTCCTGGCCGGGCTGGATTGTGTGGGCGTTCATCCTGAAACAGTTTATCGGCACACGCCACCCGGCAGTCTCGGTTCGCCAGCGCCTCTCGATGGGGCGTACCATCGCCGGATGGCTCTGCATCGCCCTGTTCGTCCTGACCTTCACCCCGATGCCGTTCGACATTCTCTGA
- a CDS encoding heme-binding domain-containing protein, translating into MNIAKALTVVVVVLILIQLIPRPSHENPPVTGTPQWDSPRTEELFKRSCANCHSNETIWPWYSNIAPLSWIINLDVKVGRSKFNVSEWGRPGKNDGDEAAGELREGKMPPWFYMPAHPEAKLTDAEKDELVKGLAATFGDEDAEHEEKP; encoded by the coding sequence ATGAACATCGCCAAAGCACTGACGGTGGTTGTTGTCGTCCTCATCCTGATTCAGTTAATCCCGCGCCCCAGCCACGAGAACCCTCCGGTAACCGGCACTCCCCAATGGGATAGCCCGCGGACGGAAGAGCTGTTCAAACGCTCCTGCGCGAACTGCCACTCCAACGAAACCATCTGGCCGTGGTACAGCAACATCGCCCCGCTTTCGTGGATCATCAATCTTGACGTCAAGGTCGGACGCTCGAAGTTCAACGTCTCCGAGTGGGGACGCCCAGGCAAGAACGATGGCGATGAAGCCGCCGGCGAATTGAGGGAAGGAAAAATGCCGCCGTGGTTTTACATGCCGGCGCATCCCGAAGCGAAGCTGACCGACGCCGAAAAGGATGAGCTGGTCAAGGGACTGGCCGCAACCTTCGGCGACGAAGATGCGGAACACGAGGAAAAACCCTGA
- a CDS encoding class I SAM-dependent methyltransferase → MLQLETAGYKTLNDLRSRGEFPPEWTNIDELEQLTDRFMERFRAERFEVSKELGPGFVISELIDQTVRTNERENMDDETKPGEERLESVRALDRMNRMTFSYEHQCDLLMPLTEKLGRSGKTVGILELAAGSGGLAFALAERAQKAGIEVRITASDIVPEMISEGNRLAREKNLPLSFRRLNAFDFEGIEPGSADLVVISQSLHHFTPGQLALMIAQAKRHGASAFIGLDGFRSLLLIGGVPLVASLQGIGDFTLDGLTSARKFYSGIELDIIAAIATGNETHRVTCSWPMTILHVPLNDAGT, encoded by the coding sequence ATGCTTCAACTGGAAACCGCCGGATACAAGACGCTCAACGATCTTCGCTCACGCGGCGAGTTCCCTCCGGAATGGACGAACATCGATGAACTCGAGCAGCTCACCGACCGGTTCATGGAGCGGTTTCGTGCTGAACGGTTCGAGGTGTCGAAAGAGCTTGGTCCGGGGTTTGTCATCTCCGAACTGATCGACCAGACGGTCAGAACCAACGAACGCGAGAACATGGATGACGAAACCAAACCCGGCGAAGAACGGCTCGAATCGGTCAGGGCGCTCGACCGGATGAACCGGATGACATTCTCTTACGAGCATCAGTGCGATCTGCTCATGCCTTTGACTGAAAAGCTGGGACGCTCGGGCAAAACGGTGGGCATCCTCGAACTGGCCGCCGGATCGGGTGGACTGGCCTTTGCTCTGGCAGAAAGAGCACAAAAGGCGGGCATCGAAGTCAGGATCACCGCTTCGGACATCGTACCCGAAATGATCAGCGAAGGCAACCGGCTGGCAAGAGAAAAAAACCTGCCATTAAGCTTCAGACGCCTGAATGCGTTTGACTTCGAAGGGATCGAACCCGGCTCGGCTGATCTGGTGGTCATTTCGCAAAGCCTGCACCACTTCACACCCGGCCAGCTCGCGCTCATGATCGCCCAGGCGAAGCGGCACGGCGCATCGGCGTTCATCGGCCTCGATGGGTTCCGCAGTCTGCTGCTCATTGGCGGCGTACCGCTGGTGGCGAGCCTTCAGGGCATCGGAGATTTTACGCTTGACGGCCTGACCTCGGCCAGAAAATTTTATTCCGGAATCGAACTTGATATCATCGCCGCCATCGCCACAGGCAATGAGACGCATCGGGTAACCTGCTCCTGGCCGATGACCATCCTGCATGTCCCGCTAAACGATGCTGGCACATGA
- a CDS encoding Rrf2 family transcriptional regulator encodes MKVLNKETDYAVRALISLGMKSDGWVSARAISDEQAIPYQFLRRILQELIRNGLVESKEGAGGGVKLAKEPGEIGVADVIEIFQGKVQLSECMFRKQLCSNRANCVLRHEIMRIEKMVNNEFSKVTIGKLIDDLKAVEAMKG; translated from the coding sequence ATGAAAGTACTCAACAAAGAAACAGACTACGCCGTCCGGGCGCTCATCTCCCTTGGCATGAAATCCGATGGCTGGGTTTCGGCGCGGGCGATTTCAGACGAGCAGGCGATACCCTACCAGTTCCTTCGCCGCATTCTGCAGGAGCTGATCCGCAACGGGCTGGTGGAGTCGAAAGAGGGCGCTGGCGGCGGCGTGAAGCTCGCAAAAGAGCCCGGCGAAATCGGCGTGGCCGATGTGATCGAAATCTTTCAGGGCAAGGTGCAGCTTTCGGAGTGCATGTTCCGCAAGCAGCTCTGCTCGAACCGCGCCAACTGCGTATTGCGCCACGAAATCATGCGCATCGAAAAGATGGTGAATAACGAGTTTTCAAAGGTGACCATCGGCAAGCTGATCGATGATCTGAAGGCGGTGGAAGCGATGAAGGGCTGA
- a CDS encoding ATP-binding protein, whose protein sequence is MKRQIITIDERKCTGCAECIPACPEGALQVIDGKARLVSDLFCDGLGACIGHCPTGAMQVETREAEPYDERRVMAESIVKAGPNVIAAHLRHLQEHGEMGYLQTALDYLREQCIANPLEAQAANGHAHHGGGCPGSRTMDFRSNGHAAPSVVAASSEPSPSALRQWPVQLHLVSPIAPYFRDADVLLAADCVAFAMGDFHSRLLDGSALAVACPKLDSGMDRYLEKLVAMIDMAEVKSITVAIMEVPCCSGLTALVMQALEKASRTVPVKRIVVSVTGKVLAEEEIVSC, encoded by the coding sequence ATGAAACGGCAGATCATAACGATAGATGAACGAAAATGCACCGGCTGCGCCGAGTGCATTCCGGCGTGTCCAGAGGGGGCGCTTCAGGTGATCGACGGCAAGGCGCGGCTGGTGAGCGACCTCTTCTGCGACGGCCTCGGCGCGTGCATCGGGCACTGCCCGACCGGCGCGATGCAGGTCGAGACCCGCGAAGCCGAGCCGTACGACGAGCGGCGCGTGATGGCCGAGAGCATCGTAAAGGCCGGGCCGAACGTGATTGCAGCGCATCTGCGTCATCTTCAGGAGCACGGCGAGATGGGCTATTTGCAAACGGCGCTCGACTATCTCCGCGAGCAGTGCATTGCCAATCCGCTTGAAGCGCAGGCTGCCAACGGTCACGCGCATCACGGCGGCGGATGTCCCGGCAGCCGCACGATGGATTTCCGGAGCAACGGTCACGCCGCGCCATCGGTAGTTGCGGCTTCGTCCGAACCCTCTCCGAGTGCGTTGCGCCAATGGCCGGTGCAGCTGCATCTGGTCAGCCCGATCGCACCGTACTTCCGCGACGCCGATGTGTTGCTCGCCGCCGACTGCGTGGCCTTCGCGATGGGCGACTTTCACAGCCGTCTGCTCGACGGCAGCGCGCTTGCCGTCGCCTGCCCGAAGCTCGACAGCGGCATGGATCGCTATCTCGAAAAGCTCGTCGCCATGATCGATATGGCCGAAGTGAAAAGCATCACCGTGGCCATTATGGAGGTGCCCTGCTGCAGTGGCCTGACGGCGTTGGTGATGCAGGCGCTTGAAAAGGCAAGCCGCACGGTGCCGGTCAAACGTATTGTCGTCAGCGTGACCGGCAAGGTGCTGGCCGAGGAGGAGATTGTTTCATGCTGA
- a CDS encoding tetratricopeptide repeat protein: MLKDALGAWRGSEEEISRLIEADPLNADAWCSRAGVRSAAGDLAGALDDLTMAIKLGLRYRERIVAWGNRGMIRYETGDYEGAVEDFSAVIEARPRKSIMKAALMQRALAKQKLGDMNGASADRQLARILSPELNKQQNQKENIA, from the coding sequence ATGCTGAAGGATGCGCTCGGTGCATGGCGTGGCTCTGAGGAGGAGATCAGCCGCCTGATCGAAGCCGACCCGCTCAACGCCGATGCCTGGTGCAGCCGCGCCGGAGTCAGGAGCGCCGCTGGTGACCTGGCGGGTGCGCTGGACGACCTGACGATGGCCATCAAGCTCGGTCTGCGCTATCGGGAGCGGATTGTGGCCTGGGGTAATCGTGGGATGATTCGTTACGAAACCGGCGACTACGAAGGGGCGGTCGAGGATTTCAGCGCCGTCATCGAAGCGCGTCCCCGCAAATCCATCATGAAGGCAGCTCTCATGCAGAGGGCGCTTGCAAAACAGAAGCTTGGTGATATGAACGGAGCCTCAGCTGACAGGCAGTTGGCCCGCATTCTGTCACCGGAGTTGAACAAACAACAGAACCAAAAGGAGAACATAGCATGA
- the hcp gene encoding hydroxylamine reductase translates to MTMHCDQCQESIKGTGCFVRGVCGKDERTAALQDVLVYATEGIALCAEALPQPLDRKYGRFISECLFVTVTNTNFDDVSIEVQIQKALAMRDEIKTLTGTTPEHDAATWSGSTREEFLGKAMASSIDSLSADPDLRSLKSLLLYGIKGLAAYTDHAAVLGYNDDDIYAFYVKGLSALTKELSADELLGLVMECGATAVKAMALLDKANTETYGNPEITTVKTGVGTRPGILISGHDLRDMEDLLKQTEGAGVDVYTHCEMLPAHYYPAFKKYDHFVGNYGNSWWSQDQEFESFNGPILMTTNCIVPVRESYRNRMFTTGMAGYPGLKHIPARAEGGQKDFSEIVELAKTCKAPTMLENGEIVGGFAHTQVLALADKVVDAVKSGAIKRFVVMAGCDGRHATRKYYTDVAEALPKDTIILTAGCAKYRYNKLPLGDIGGIPRVLDAGQCNDSYSLAVIAMKLQEVFGLDDINDLPISYDIAWYEQKAVTVLLALLYLGVKGIRLGPTLPEFLTPNIATALVKTFDLKPIGTVDADVEAMMAGN, encoded by the coding sequence ATGACTATGCATTGCGATCAATGTCAGGAGAGTATCAAGGGGACGGGTTGTTTCGTTCGTGGCGTGTGCGGCAAGGATGAGAGGACCGCGGCGCTTCAGGATGTGCTCGTTTACGCGACCGAGGGCATCGCTTTATGCGCCGAAGCGCTTCCGCAGCCGCTCGACCGGAAGTACGGGCGCTTCATCAGCGAGTGCCTGTTCGTGACCGTCACCAATACCAATTTCGATGACGTATCCATCGAGGTGCAGATCCAAAAGGCGCTCGCCATGCGCGATGAAATCAAAACGCTCACCGGAACCACGCCGGAGCACGACGCCGCGACCTGGAGTGGCAGCACCCGCGAAGAGTTCCTCGGCAAGGCGATGGCATCCAGCATCGACAGCCTGAGCGCAGACCCCGATCTTCGTTCGCTCAAGAGCCTTCTTCTTTACGGCATTAAGGGCCTTGCCGCTTACACCGACCACGCCGCCGTGCTTGGCTACAACGACGACGACATCTACGCCTTTTACGTCAAGGGCCTGTCCGCCCTGACCAAAGAGCTTTCCGCCGACGAGCTGCTCGGCCTCGTGATGGAGTGCGGGGCGACCGCCGTCAAGGCGATGGCACTGCTCGACAAGGCGAACACCGAAACCTACGGCAATCCGGAGATCACCACGGTCAAGACCGGCGTCGGCACCCGCCCCGGCATCCTCATCTCCGGCCACGATCTGCGCGACATGGAAGACCTCCTCAAGCAGACCGAAGGCGCCGGCGTGGACGTGTACACCCACTGCGAAATGCTGCCAGCGCACTACTACCCGGCATTCAAGAAGTACGACCACTTCGTCGGCAACTACGGAAACTCTTGGTGGTCGCAGGATCAGGAGTTCGAGAGCTTCAACGGTCCGATTCTTATGACCACCAACTGCATCGTGCCGGTGCGTGAGTCCTATCGCAACCGTATGTTCACCACCGGCATGGCGGGTTATCCCGGCCTCAAGCACATTCCGGCGCGCGCTGAAGGCGGCCAGAAGGATTTTTCGGAAATCGTCGAGCTGGCCAAAACCTGCAAGGCTCCGACCATGCTTGAAAACGGCGAGATCGTCGGCGGCTTCGCCCACACCCAGGTGCTGGCGCTGGCCGACAAGGTGGTCGATGCGGTCAAATCGGGCGCGATCAAGCGCTTCGTGGTCATGGCCGGTTGCGACGGACGCCACGCCACGCGCAAGTACTACACCGACGTAGCCGAAGCGCTGCCAAAGGACACGATTATCCTCACCGCCGGATGCGCCAAGTACCGCTACAACAAGTTGCCGCTCGGCGACATCGGTGGCATTCCGCGCGTACTTGACGCCGGTCAGTGCAACGACAGCTACTCGCTGGCCGTGATCGCCATGAAACTTCAGGAGGTGTTCGGCCTCGACGACATCAACGACCTGCCGATCTCCTACGACATCGCCTGGTACGAGCAGAAAGCGGTCACGGTGCTGCTCGCCCTCCTCTACCTCGGAGTCAAAGGCATCAGGCTCGGCCCAACACTTCCCGAGTTCCTCACCCCGAACATCGCTACCGCGCTGGTGAAGACGTTCGATCTCAAGCCGATTGGCACGGTTGATGCCGATGTAGAGGCGATGATGGCAGGGAACTGA
- a CDS encoding ATP-binding region, ATPase-like protein has translation METVACPQHWNTLGAISLNRRHQELINAPDVGVDVRSIDFVKPFGTLLIAESLRIFVLNRAERGLTTHLIGENQIIKSTSNALSYLKYFGFFHFVRLSYGNKTGIAPGSNTYIPITEIKFENLIKKAEDIQFQDTIKRKCDKLATIIVNDDYSKLLVGYCFREIIRNVYEHSHANYCVIMAQKYSNQVEIAILDTGIGIYESLRSADCVVEPQHALRYALLPGVSRALNLESKNRWANSGFGLYVLSELGKKMGAFEICSSGNILSCYPKHENINTLNYSGTGIRLVVSLKNAEYFPNVLQSIVEQGEQETFTRTGIRHSASMSTHGLWG, from the coding sequence ATGGAAACTGTAGCATGTCCGCAGCATTGGAATACGCTGGGAGCAATTTCCCTTAATCGCCGCCATCAGGAACTCATTAATGCTCCTGATGTCGGAGTCGATGTTCGTTCCATCGACTTCGTCAAACCATTCGGCACCCTTTTAATTGCTGAATCTCTTCGCATTTTCGTACTGAATCGAGCTGAACGAGGCCTTACGACGCACTTGATTGGGGAAAATCAAATTATTAAATCAACAAGTAATGCGTTGTCATACCTCAAGTATTTCGGATTCTTTCATTTTGTAAGGCTTTCCTATGGCAACAAAACGGGAATTGCTCCGGGTTCAAACACCTATATCCCGATCACAGAAATAAAATTCGAAAACTTAATCAAGAAAGCCGAAGACATACAGTTCCAAGACACTATAAAACGCAAGTGTGATAAACTAGCAACAATCATTGTAAATGATGATTACTCTAAACTTCTAGTCGGGTACTGCTTCCGAGAAATCATCCGAAATGTTTATGAGCACTCTCACGCAAACTATTGCGTGATTATGGCACAGAAGTATTCGAACCAAGTCGAAATAGCCATACTTGATACCGGCATCGGAATATATGAATCGTTGCGTTCTGCGGATTGCGTGGTGGAACCACAGCATGCGCTTCGGTATGCTCTGCTTCCTGGTGTTTCTAGAGCATTAAACTTAGAAAGCAAAAATCGCTGGGCTAATAGTGGTTTTGGGCTGTATGTCTTATCAGAACTTGGCAAAAAAATGGGCGCGTTCGAAATCTGCAGCTCAGGCAACATACTGTCTTGTTACCCAAAGCACGAAAACATAAATACTTTAAATTATTCAGGCACGGGAATTAGATTGGTCGTTTCTCTTAAAAACGCCGAATACTTTCCTAACGTGCTTCAATCCATAGTAGAGCAAGGAGAACAAGAGACATTCACAAGAACAGGTATTCGACATTCAGCGTCAATGAGTACACATGGTCTATGGGGGTAG
- a CDS encoding bile acid:sodium symporter family protein, producing the protein MNALNRHFLLVALSASLVALLFPPSFIWVKPFIAPLLALIMFGMGTTISTGDFRDVWRKRNIVLLAAVVQYTVMPGLAMLIGNMLRLPEELMIGMVLVGSCPGGTASNVIVYISKGNVPLSVTMTMFSTMLAPVLTPTIIYLLLQKSIDVSFSDLFLSVFQLVALPLFGGLLLRHFFAKQTAQLETVLPSISVIAITLIIACVMALNAERVLAFPATVIAAVVLHNLGGLAAGYAVATLARCEVIDRRTIAIEIGMQNSGLGVTLANQFFQPLSALPGALFSLWHNLSGIALARHWNEKATAVESEA; encoded by the coding sequence ATGAACGCGCTGAACCGTCATTTTCTTCTTGTTGCATTATCGGCTTCCCTCGTCGCTCTGCTGTTTCCGCCTTCGTTCATCTGGGTCAAGCCTTTTATCGCGCCGCTTTTGGCGCTGATCATGTTCGGCATGGGGACAACAATCAGTACAGGTGATTTCAGGGATGTCTGGCGAAAAAGAAACATTGTTCTGCTCGCTGCGGTTGTGCAGTACACCGTCATGCCGGGACTGGCGATGCTCATCGGCAACATGTTGCGGCTCCCTGAAGAGCTGATGATCGGCATGGTTCTTGTCGGCAGTTGTCCGGGCGGAACCGCTTCCAACGTCATCGTCTACATCTCAAAAGGGAATGTACCCCTTTCGGTGACCATGACCATGTTTTCAACGATGCTTGCGCCCGTGCTCACCCCGACGATTATTTACCTGCTGCTTCAGAAATCGATCGATGTCTCATTCAGCGACCTCTTTCTCTCGGTTTTTCAGCTCGTCGCGCTTCCGCTTTTCGGCGGTCTGTTGCTCCGTCACTTTTTTGCGAAACAGACGGCGCAGCTCGAAACTGTTCTGCCATCGATCTCCGTCATCGCGATCACGCTCATCATCGCCTGCGTGATGGCGCTGAACGCCGAACGCGTGCTCGCTTTTCCGGCGACGGTGATTGCGGCTGTCGTGCTGCACAACCTCGGTGGTCTTGCCGCCGGCTATGCGGTTGCAACTCTGGCTCGATGTGAAGTTATCGACAGGCGTACCATTGCCATCGAAATCGGAATGCAGAATTCGGGACTGGGCGTAACGCTGGCCAATCAGTTCTTCCAGCCGCTCTCGGCGCTGCCGGGCGCACTCTTCAGCTTGTGGCACAACCTCTCCGGCATCGCGCTCGCACGCCACTGGAACGAAAAGGCAACGGCTGTAGAAAGCGAGGCGTAA